DNA sequence from the Rattus rattus isolate New Zealand chromosome 2, Rrattus_CSIRO_v1, whole genome shotgun sequence genome:
CAGGTTCCAGCAGAAAAAGAATGCAGACTCACAAGGGGTAATTAATTCTAGCTTAATAATGGAACAAATATAAGAATGCAGATGTCTTAgagttttaatgctgtgaagagacaccataaacaaggcaatttttagaaaagaaaacatttaattggggctgacttacagtttccattatcattatggtgggaagtatgacagcactcaggcagacacagtattggagaaggagctgagagagctaaatttatttttattggatattttatgtatttacatttcaaatgttatccctatccccttcctgctccccattcccctgtttctatgaagatgctctcactcccacccacccactcccacctcaaccccctggcattcccctacactggggaaatgagccttcacaggaccaagggcttctcctcctattgatgctggacaatgccatcctctgctacatatgtggctggagccatgggttcctgcatgtgtactctttggttggtggtttagtcctgggagctctgggggatgtggttggttgatattgttgttcttcctatgggtttgcaaacccccccagctacctcagtcctttctctaatgcctccattggggaccccttctcagtccaatgcttgactgtgagcatccacctctgtatttgtcatgctttagcagagcctctcaggagacagctaaatcaggctcctgtcagcacgtacCTCTTgacatccccaatagtgactggttttggtgatTGCATGTGaaatggatccccatgtgtggcagtctctggattgcctttccttcagtctggctGGGTGGGTGTTCCTGCGTCCCTGGATCATAGGGGATCTAGTTACTCCAGGTATTGGAACAGTTGTTGTGACCTCCTCACCTTTgcttgaaccagcaacatttgctgaaaatgctatctttttttcattggatggttttggctcctttgtaaaaaatcaagtgcccataggtgtgtgggttcatttctgggtcttcaattctattccattggtctatctgtctgtctctgtaccaataccatgcagtttttatcactattgctctgtaatactgcttgagttcagggatcgtgattcccccggaagtccttttattgttgaggatagttttagctatcctgagttttttgttattccaaatgaatttgtgaattgttctttctaactctatgaagaattggattggaattttgatggggattgcattgaatctgtagattgcttttggtaaaatgggcacttttactatattaatcctgccaatccatgagcatgggagatctttccatcttctgaggtcttcttcaatttctttcttcaatgacttgaagatcatacagatttttcacttgcttggttaaagtcaccctgaggtattttatattatttgggactattatgaagggtattgtttccctaatttctttctcagcctgtttatcttttgtgtagaggaaggctactgaattgtttgagtcaattttataaccagtcactttgctgaagttgtttatcaggcttactagttctctggtggaacttttggggtcacttaagtgtactttCATATCGTCTgtaaatagtgatagtttgacttcttcctttccaatttgtacccctttggcctccttttgttgtgtgattgctctggctagtactttgagaactatattgaataagtagggagagattgggcatccttgtctagtccctgattttagtgggattgcttactactggtttgctgtatatggcttttactatgtttagttatgggccttgaatttatgttctttccagtacttttattatgaaggagtgttgaattttgtccaatgctttctcagcatctaatgaaatgatcatgccatttttatctttaagtttgcttatatagtggattatgttgatggatttccgtatattaaaccatccctgaatacctgggatgaggccttcttgatcatgatggatgatcattttcatttgttcttggattcggtttgcaagaattttattgaatatttttgtgtcaatattcataagggaaattggtctgaagttctctttctttgttgcatctttgtgtggtttaggtataagagtaattgtggggACACATTCGTTACCTtattcctttctgctctttgacGCTGCCGGGGAAGCATCGCTGAACGCTCTCATCACCCTGCCCTCATGTCTAAGTCAGAGTCCCCCAAGGAGCCAGAAGAGCTGCGGAAGCTCTTCATTGGAGGGCTGACCTTCGAAACAACTGACGAAAGTCTGTGGAGCCATTTTGAGCAATGGGGAACACTCACCGACTGTGTGGTAATGAGAGATCCAAACACCAAAAGATCCAGAGGCTTTGGGTTTGTCACATACGCCACTGTGGAGgaagtggatgctgccatgaatGCAAGACCACACAAGGTGGATGGAAGAGTTGTGGAACCTAAGAGAGCTGTGTCAAGAGAAGATTCTCAGAGACCAGGTGCCCACTTAACTGTGAAGAAGATCTTTGTTGGTGTTGTTAAAGAAGACATTGAAGAACATCACCTACGAGATTATTCTGAGCAGTATGAGAAAATTGAAGTGATTGAAATTATGACTGACAGAggcagtggaaaaaagatggGCTTTGCTCTTGTCACCTTTGATGACCAGGACTCTGTGGATAAGACTGTTATTCAGAAATACCACACTGTGAATGGCCACAACTGTGAAGTAAGAAAGACTCTGTCGAAGCAAGAGATGGCTAGTGCTTCATCCAGCCAGAGAGGTCGAAGTGGTTCCGGAAACTTTGGTGGTGGTCGTGGAGGTGTTTTGGTGGCAATGACAATTTTGGTCGAGGAGGGAACTTCAGTGGTCGCGGTGGCTTTGGTGGCAGCCGTGGTGGTGGTGGATATGGTGGCAGTGGGGATGATGGAAGCAATTTTGGAGGTGATGGAAGCTACAGTGATTTTGGCAATTACAACAACCAGTCATCAAGTTTTGGACCGATGAAAGGAGGAaactttggaggcaggagctctggcCCTTATGGTGGTGGAGGCCAGTACTTTGCTAAACCACAAAACCAAGGTGGCTATGGAGGTTCCAGCAGCAGCATTAGCTATGGCAGTGGCAGGAGGCTCTAATTACAGCCAGGAAACAAAGCttagcaggagaggagagccagagaagtgacagggaagCTACAGGTTACAACAGATTTGTGAATTCACTTAAGCACAGTGGTCGCAGGGCCTAGCTGCTACAAAGAAGACATGTTTTAGAGAATACTCATGTGTGTGGGCAAAAACTCCAGGACTATGGCAAATGTTGAACCATTCcatgttttgtgttgttgttgttgttgttgttgttgttgttgatgttgctgttgttttccaAATTTGCACTGTGTAGTGGGTGGATGGCACATAGACTTTGGGAAGGTGAATGAAGGCGTGAGCATTGTGGAAGCgttttttgttcaggaatgaCAAGATCAGTAAGAAGATTACCATTTTCATCAGTGGACAACTctaattccaattttttttattaactggtATCTTACCTACTGGATCATTTTTTCTGTAGCTCTCAGGAGAGCATCCCCACCCCATCTACTCATAATATTCTCTATTCTCTATTCATAGTGATATTCTTTAGGTTCCACATTTTCCTCATTCCAAGTCTAGTAAGATTGCAGAATTAAGTTTatgattataaataaaaacaaaattaaaaacaaacaaacaaacaaacaaacaaacaaaaaaaccaaaaaaaccctcCAGGACTGTATCTGTGACTAATTGTATAACaggttattttagtttctgttctgtggaaaGTGTAAAGCATTCCAAGGAAGGGTTTTACTGTAGATCTTTTTCACCCGTGCTGTTGATTGCTAAATGTAAAAGTCGGATCATGACGCTGaataaatgtgtcttttttttttaaagagtaattgtggctttatagaaggaattcggtagcgctccatctgtttctattttgtggaatagtttggactgtattggcatgaggtcttctatgaaggtctgatagaattctgcactgaacccatctggtcctgggctctttttggttgggagacttttaatgactgcttctattttgttaggagttatgaggttgtttaaatggtttatctgttcctgatttaactttggtacctggtgtttctctaaaaaattgtccattttctacagattttcaagttttgttgaatataggcatttgtagtaggatgtgatgatatcttgaattttctctgattctgtagttatgtctcccttttcatttctgattttgttaatttggatacactctctgtgtcctctggttagtctagctaaggatttatctatctgtTGATTTTcgcaaagaaccagcttttggttctgttgattctttgtacagtcccttttgtttctacttggttgatttcagccctgagtttgattatatctgGCCTTATAATCTTCTTtggtatatttacttctttttgttttagagcttttaggtgtgctgtcaagccgtTGAtaaatgttctctcctgtttctttctgcaggcactcagagctatgggttttcctcttagcacagccttcattgcatcccataagtttgggtatgttataccttcattttcactaactTCTActacgtctttaatttctttcttgatcaagTTAACATTAAGTAGAATATTGtttaaattccatgtatatgttgccattctttctttgttgttattgtagaccaaccttagtccttggtgatctgatagaatgcatggggttatttctacctttctgtatctgttaaggcttgttttgtgactcattatatggtcaattttagagaaggtaccatgaggtggtgagaagtaggtacatctttttgttttaggatgggatgttttataaatatctgttaagtcaattTGGTGCATGACTTCTGTTgttctctctatatctctgtttaagttctgtttccatgatctgttcacttatgagaatggggtgttgaaatcttctactatttttgtgtgagatgccatgtgtgctttgagctttagtaaggtttcttctatgtatgtaggtgcccttgtatttggagcatagatatttcagattgagagttcatcttggtggatttttcctttgatgaatatgaagtatccttccttatgttttttgatgacttttggttgaatgtcgatttaatttgatattagaatggc
Encoded proteins:
- the LOC116894313 gene encoding LOW QUALITY PROTEIN: heterogeneous nuclear ribonucleoprotein A1-like (The sequence of the model RefSeq protein was modified relative to this genomic sequence to represent the inferred CDS: inserted 1 base in 1 codon); this translates as MSKSESPKEPEELRKLFIGGLTFETTDESLWSHFEQWGTLTDCVVMRDPNTKRSRGFGFVTYATVEEVDAAMNARPHKVDGRVVEPKRAVSREDSQRPGAHLTVKKIFVGVVKEDIEEHHLRDYSEQYEKIEVIEIMTDRGSGKKMGFALVTFDDQDSVDKTVIQKYHTVNGHNCEVRKTLSKQEMASASSSQRGRSGSGNFGGGRGGXFGGNDNFGRGGNFSGRGGFGGSRGGGGYGGSGDDGSNFGGDGSYSDFGNYNNQSSSFGPMKGGNFGGRSSGPYGGGGQYFAKPQNQGGYGGSSSSISYGSGRRL